ACGTGAACGCATGGTGGAACAAGCTCGGCTTCGGCGGACAGGCGCCGATGGCCGATGCGGACTACCGCGCGTGGCTCGACGCGCTGCCGCGCTACACGCTCACCTGGTACAACCAGCCGGGCGACGCCGCGCATCCGTACAGCGCCGCGCTGCTCACCGTGCGCGACGGCCGGCGCGTGATCAACCTGAACCTCAGCCAGGCGCCCGACTACGACTCGTACACGCCGTATTACCCGGTGCCGTTCTCCGACAAGCTGATCTACGGCACGACCGACCTCGGCTATGCGCTGCTGGTGCCGCAGGTGACGTACAACGCGAAGACCTACATTCCCGTCACGTACTACAGGAACCTGAACGTGCAGCAGAGCAACGGCCAGGTGATCGTGTCGTTCGATACGACGAAGTTCCGCCTCGCGTCGAAGAACGCCGCGTACACGACGGATCTCGACCTGCAGGTGCACACGGTGCTGACCTTCGCGCACGGCACGGTGTCGCGCAGCGATACGCTGAGTTCGGGCACGCTCGCCGGCAACCTCGCGATCGAGACGGACTTCACGTCGTTCGCGGATTTCGCGTCGACGCAGGCCAACGGCGACGGCGTATCGGTGACGTACGCGAACAGCGCCGCGACCGGCTATGCGGCGTCCGGGTTCGACAACTGCGCGCTGTCCGCCTTCGACACGGCGAACGGCACGACGAATCCGCTGTCGACGACGCCGATCGGGCAGTTGCATTCGAACTTCGCGTGCACGACGAAGCCGTTCGCGCTCGGCGCGGGTGCGACCCGCACGGTCGGCTGGACGCTGCGGTACGCCGATCCGGCGTGAGCGGCGCGAACGCGATGCCGTGACCGTTCCCGAAGCCGGTCGCCGAAACCGGCTTCGGGATCATTCGGCGGCCGGAGGCACGTTCACCGCCACCCCGACCCCGCCATATACGCGCCGAGCGCGATCAGCCCGATGAAGAAGCAACGCTTGAACAGCTTCTCGCTCATCACGCGCCGCGCATATTGGCCGCCGGCCATCCCCGCCAGCGCGGGCACGAGCGCGAGCGCCGACACGCCGAGATCGACGGTCTGCAATGCGCCCGTTACGCGCAATTGCAGGGCGAGCACGATCGTCGACGCGGTAAACGACAGCCCGAGCGCCTGGATCAGATCGTCCTTCGACAGACTCAGCGCCTGCAGGTACGGCACCGCCGGTACGACGAACACGCCGGTCGCGGCCGTCACGACGCCCGTCAGGTAGCCGACCCCGGCCGACACCCATTTTTCATGGCGCCCCGGCGCGGGCAGCCGCGCCGCCGCCAGCCCCCACAGCCCGTAAAGCACCAGCACGACGCCGAGCGCCGCGTGCGTCCACGTGCTGCCGGCCGCGAGCGCCGGCAATCCGCCCGTCAGCGTGCCGACCGTCAGGCCGGCGAGCAGCGGCCACAGCCGGCGCAGCAATGCACCGAACGACGGACCGAGCCACAACTGCCACACGTTGGTGACGAGCGACGGCACGAGCAGCAGGCTCGCCGCGGCCGACGGCGGCATCGCGAGCGTCAGCAGCCCCATCGCGATCGTCGGCAGCCCGAGCCCGATCATCCCCTTCACCGCACCGGCCAACAGGAAAACCAGTACGACGATCGTCAGCGTATGAATGTGCATGGCGGGCGTTCCGTCCGTTGAGTACGGCGCCGATGGTGCCTGCCCGCCCTGCCGCCCGCCATCTGGCTTTGCCTGAGGCTGGCTCGGGCCGGTCGGCCGGGGCTGTCAGGCCCCGGCGATCCGGCCCCGTGGATCACCCCCGGCCGTGCTCGCTGTCGAGGTGCGCCATCTGCGCGGCCGGATAACGCTCGCCGGCCGCCGCCCCGGCGGGAACCGCCGCTTCGATGCGTTCGAGGTCATCGACCGTTAGTTGCAATTTGGTCGCCAGCAAACCGTCCTGCAGTTGCGTGCGCTTGCGCGCGCCGACCAGCGGCACGATGTCTGCGCCGCGCGACAGCACCCACGCGATCGCGACCTGCGCCGGATTGCTGCGCTTCTCGTCCGCGATCGCGCGTAGCGCATCGACCAGCGCGAGGTTGTGCGCGAGGTTCTCGCCCTGGAAACGCGGGCTGGCCGCGCGGAAATCGCGCTCGCCCTGCCGCGCCGCGCTCCAGCCGCCGCCGAGCAACCCGCGCGACAGCACGCCGTACGCCGTCACACCGATCCCGAGTTCGCGGCACGCGGGCAGGATGTCCGCCTCGATCCCTCGCGACAGCAGCGAGTATTCGATCTGCAGATCGACGATCGGCGCGACGGCGGCCGCGCGGCGGATCGTGTCCGCACCGACTTCCGACAGCCCGATATGACGCACGTACCCGGCCTTCACGAGATCGGCGATCGCGCCGACCGTTTCCTCGATCGGCACGGCCGGATCGACGCGTGCCGGCCGGTAGATGTCGAGGTAGTCGGTGCCGAGCCGCTTCAGCGAATACGCGACGAAGTTCCGGATCGCCGCGGGCCGCGCGTCGTAGCCGGCGAACCCGCCGGCCGGATCGCGCAGCGCGCCGAACTTCACGCTGATCAGCACCTGGTCGCGCGTGCGGCCGCGCAGCGCGTCGCGGATCAGCATCTCGTTGTCGCCCATCCCGTAGAAGTCGCCGGTATCGAGCAGCGTGATGCCGTGGTCGAGCGCCGCGTGCAGCGTCGCGATGCTTTCGTCGCGATCCGCCGGCCCGTAAAAGTCCGACATCCCCATGCAGCCGAGCCCGATCGCCGAAACCTGCGGGCCCGTGCGGCCCAGTCGATGCTTGTCCATGTCCGTGTCCTTGCGGTGTTGACTGAATCAACCGGATTCTGAACGCATCGCGGCGCACGATAAACGCGAAACCCCCAACCAATTCATTCGACGATGATTAACAATGGAGCCTGTTCCAATCGCCACGCTCCCGCCCCCGCATGGACCATCTGCAAGCAATGCGCACCTTCGCGCGCGTCGCCCATCTGGGCAGCTTCACGAAAGCGGCCGAGCAACTCCAGTTGCCGCGCCCGACGGTCAGCAACGCCGTCCAGTATCTGGAAAAGCACCTGAAGATCCGCCTGCTGCAACGCACGACGCGGCGCGTCGCGCTGACCGCCGAGGGCGCGACCTACTACGAGCGCTGCGTGCGGTTGCTGGCCGA
This is a stretch of genomic DNA from Burkholderia cenocepacia. It encodes these proteins:
- a CDS encoding sulfite exporter TauE/SafE family protein: MHIHTLTIVVLVFLLAGAVKGMIGLGLPTIAMGLLTLAMPPSAAASLLLVPSLVTNVWQLWLGPSFGALLRRLWPLLAGLTVGTLTGGLPALAAGSTWTHAALGVVLVLYGLWGLAAARLPAPGRHEKWVSAGVGYLTGVVTAATGVFVVPAVPYLQALSLSKDDLIQALGLSFTASTIVLALQLRVTGALQTVDLGVSALALVPALAGMAGGQYARRVMSEKLFKRCFFIGLIALGAYMAGSGWR
- a CDS encoding aldo/keto reductase, with product MDKHRLGRTGPQVSAIGLGCMGMSDFYGPADRDESIATLHAALDHGITLLDTGDFYGMGDNEMLIRDALRGRTRDQVLISVKFGALRDPAGGFAGYDARPAAIRNFVAYSLKRLGTDYLDIYRPARVDPAVPIEETVGAIADLVKAGYVRHIGLSEVGADTIRRAAAVAPIVDLQIEYSLLSRGIEADILPACRELGIGVTAYGVLSRGLLGGGWSAARQGERDFRAASPRFQGENLAHNLALVDALRAIADEKRSNPAQVAIAWVLSRGADIVPLVGARKRTQLQDGLLATKLQLTVDDLERIEAAVPAGAAAGERYPAAQMAHLDSEHGRG